The following coding sequences lie in one Vibrio sp. BS-M-Sm-2 genomic window:
- a CDS encoding EAL domain-containing protein, with translation MQTFTFLANTEALFRAQLDQREWCDSKQYLIQIFSAQSSDLARQIASVALNRLNNATLIGQSARHVICDNCLESACTLVIISEFNETHLTSAVQPFTGNPNQDSQDLALQLHLTEGTKTVISLCDQVEGRDYPIYSAFENLPYALPIAGGLCHENEFGRWVMYNEQTYQHACVAVALTNPRLKVWSDAYSEWNPIGMKLRVTHAVGNRLYALNDKPAIEVFKHYLADGKDLPFSQLMSFPLYRELGRKKGISTPLRINDDGSIEFDSPWHVGEEAQFCYNHPSLTAEKVRHGAEMLAMHQPESVIIYNCVSRLEFIDSKLELKPFEGIVNTCGAYCMGELYRNEDRQEILHHSLTYIAMRESDEVKEFRCEDFQCGSTVSPLLNLVRNAVADLDSMNTQMEKKLHQQARRLTESYRIDSRTGLPNRIVLKERLNTILFSEHLLTLKLTNFHQVNEKYGYQVGDQLLLDLSNHFIERLQLRVVKEPRVKVELFSIGVGEWAIIFNASVGSTKIKEGFVEFADDIEHINFEPYGLADIDYLSVSLCGGFASRCDFLTDSGDEILLKAIEARRYGVRNNTHITNAKDIQVSEEDRKEQLGWLSCVSRAILDQNIITYSQPIVESGTHEMIGQECLVRIMESDGTIVAPGKFLPIIADTHLYTRLSRHMIKSTIGYMADKQSSFSINLSPQDLLSDKTLEVLEAAISGMNDPTRLGLEVLESEQIKDYGRMIEVCDHFRALGARIIVDDFGSGYSNIDEIIKLEPQIIKLDGSLIRNIDKDQKQRNIASQLVRLCQVFNAKTVAEFVHNQQVCEIAEQMGVDYLQGYYFGEPKRLF, from the coding sequence ATGCAAACATTTACATTTCTCGCAAATACTGAGGCGTTGTTTAGAGCTCAACTTGATCAGCGAGAATGGTGTGACAGCAAACAGTACCTTATCCAAATTTTCTCAGCTCAATCTTCAGATCTAGCTCGTCAAATCGCGAGTGTCGCTCTCAATCGTTTAAACAATGCGACGCTAATTGGTCAGAGTGCTCGTCATGTTATCTGTGATAATTGCCTTGAAAGTGCATGCACCTTAGTCATCATCAGTGAGTTCAACGAAACCCATCTAACCTCGGCAGTCCAGCCTTTTACGGGTAATCCAAATCAAGATAGCCAAGACTTAGCTTTGCAACTGCACCTTACCGAAGGCACCAAAACGGTCATCAGTTTGTGCGATCAGGTCGAAGGGCGTGATTACCCTATCTATAGCGCTTTTGAAAACCTGCCTTACGCATTGCCGATTGCTGGTGGACTGTGCCATGAGAATGAATTTGGCCGTTGGGTTATGTATAACGAGCAAACCTACCAGCATGCCTGTGTTGCTGTGGCTCTGACTAACCCAAGATTGAAGGTTTGGTCGGATGCGTACTCTGAGTGGAACCCGATTGGGATGAAACTGCGAGTCACACATGCGGTCGGAAATCGCTTATACGCGTTGAATGACAAGCCGGCGATTGAAGTATTCAAACATTACCTTGCGGATGGCAAAGACCTTCCTTTTAGCCAACTGATGAGCTTTCCACTTTATCGAGAACTTGGCAGAAAGAAGGGTATTTCAACACCTCTACGCATTAATGATGATGGCAGTATCGAGTTTGATAGCCCTTGGCATGTCGGTGAAGAGGCGCAGTTTTGTTATAACCACCCCTCTTTGACCGCGGAAAAGGTGCGTCACGGTGCCGAGATGCTAGCCATGCATCAGCCTGAGTCGGTGATCATCTATAATTGTGTATCTCGACTTGAGTTTATCGACAGTAAACTTGAGCTTAAGCCATTTGAAGGGATAGTGAATACATGTGGTGCCTACTGTATGGGTGAGCTATACCGCAATGAAGACCGCCAAGAGATACTGCACCACAGCCTGACTTATATCGCTATGCGCGAGTCTGACGAGGTTAAAGAGTTTCGTTGTGAAGATTTTCAGTGTGGCTCAACAGTGTCACCATTGCTTAACTTGGTCAGAAATGCAGTCGCTGATCTCGACAGTATGAATACCCAGATGGAGAAAAAACTCCATCAACAAGCGCGTCGCTTAACCGAGAGCTATCGCATTGACTCACGCACTGGCTTACCGAACCGTATTGTACTGAAGGAGCGCCTCAATACGATTCTATTTAGTGAACACTTACTCACGTTAAAGCTCACGAATTTCCATCAAGTTAACGAAAAATACGGCTATCAGGTGGGTGACCAGTTACTGCTTGACCTGTCTAATCACTTTATTGAGCGATTGCAGCTTCGTGTCGTGAAGGAGCCTCGCGTGAAGGTTGAGCTGTTCAGTATTGGGGTCGGAGAGTGGGCGATTATCTTTAACGCCAGTGTTGGTAGTACAAAAATAAAAGAAGGTTTCGTTGAGTTCGCCGATGACATCGAACACATAAATTTTGAGCCATATGGTTTGGCTGATATTGATTACCTGTCTGTTTCTCTGTGTGGCGGCTTTGCTAGTCGTTGTGATTTCTTAACCGACAGCGGTGACGAGATCTTATTGAAAGCGATCGAAGCTCGACGTTATGGGGTGCGGAACAATACCCACATCACCAATGCCAAAGACATTCAGGTGAGCGAAGAGGACCGCAAAGAGCAGCTCGGTTGGTTGAGCTGTGTGAGCCGTGCGATTTTAGATCAGAACATCATTACCTACTCTCAGCCGATTGTGGAATCGGGCACTCACGAAATGATTGGCCAAGAGTGTTTAGTCAGAATCATGGAGTCGGACGGTACTATTGTGGCACCAGGAAAGTTCTTACCTATCATTGCCGACACGCACCTCTACACACGCCTTAGTCGACATATGATTAAGAGCACTATCGGTTATATGGCGGATAAACAGAGTTCGTTCTCTATCAATCTATCCCCACAAGATTTGTTGAGTGACAAGACGCTTGAGGTACTCGAGGCTGCGATCAGTGGTATGAACGATCCCACTCGACTTGGCTTAGAGGTTTTGGAATCTGAGCAAATCAAGGATTATGGCCGCATGATAGAGGTGTGTGATCACTTCCGTGCACTCGGGGCGAGAATCATTGTTGATGATTTTGGCTCTGGTTACTCCAATATTGATGAGATCATTAAGCTTGAGCCACAGATTATTAAGCTCGACGGTAGCTTGATTCGTAATATCGACAAAGACCAAAAACAAAGAAATATCGCTTCTCAGTTGGTTCGCTTATGCCAAGTGTTCAATGCTAAGACGGTTGCTGAATTTGTCCATAACCAACAGGTTTGTGAGATAGCAGAACAAATGGGTG
- the yigB gene encoding 5-amino-6-(5-phospho-D-ribitylamino)uracil phosphatase YigB, whose translation MRIYRGLKPIKAMTFDLDDTLYDNWPVIMKVEKEMAQWLYQKHPVSASLSLEEWQGIKQQIASENPALKHDVTVWRETQIKSGLLQLGYSQQQAEQAAREGIEHALWLRNQVNVPDETHRVMTELSQGIPLVAITNGNVDPHKIGLGQYFQLILKAGPDGRAKPCPDMFEKAQQHLDCDAENILHVGDHLKTDVYGAKQNGFQACWFNDTGSNLYLSSKASVLPDVEIDQLSDLMRLI comes from the coding sequence ATGCGAATTTATCGAGGGTTAAAGCCCATCAAAGCCATGACCTTTGACTTAGATGACACCCTGTATGACAACTGGCCTGTGATCATGAAGGTTGAGAAGGAGATGGCACAGTGGCTTTATCAAAAGCACCCAGTGTCGGCTTCTTTATCGCTCGAAGAGTGGCAGGGCATTAAGCAGCAAATCGCCTCTGAAAACCCAGCTTTGAAACATGATGTCACAGTATGGCGTGAAACTCAGATTAAAAGTGGTTTGCTGCAATTGGGTTATTCTCAGCAGCAAGCAGAACAAGCGGCTCGAGAAGGTATTGAGCATGCATTATGGCTACGTAATCAAGTCAATGTTCCTGACGAAACGCATCGTGTGATGACTGAGCTTAGTCAAGGCATTCCTCTAGTTGCGATTACTAATGGTAATGTCGACCCACACAAAATTGGCTTAGGGCAGTACTTTCAATTAATCCTTAAAGCTGGCCCTGATGGAAGAGCTAAACCCTGCCCAGATATGTTTGAAAAAGCTCAGCAACACCTAGATTGTGACGCTGAGAATATTCTTCATGTTGGTGATCACCTCAAAACGGATGTCTATGGAGCCAAGCAAAATGGCTTCCAAGCGTGCTGGTTTAATGACACTGGTTCCAATTTATACCTCTCTTCGAAGGCGAGCGTGCTCCCTGATGTTGAAATAGACCAACTTAGCGATCTTATGCGACTAATTTAA
- the xerC gene encoding tyrosine recombinase XerC: protein MSLEPKIPLPNSLQKPLSRFYEYLRSEKGLSLHTQRNYKQQLETMAGHLVTLGLKDWGQVDAAWVRQLASKGMREGMKASSIATRLSSLRSFFDFLVLRGEMTANPAKGVSAPRKQRPLPKNLDVDEVGQLLDVNEDDPLSIRDRAMMEVMYGAGLRLAELVGINLKDVLGRQGEIRVIGKGDKERKAPFSGLAKEWVDKWLKVRGELASPGETALFVSKLGTRISHRSVQKRMEEWGKKQSVASHISPHKLRHSFATHVLESSQNLRAVQELLGHENISTTQVYTHLDFQHLAQAYDQAHPRARKKNKD, encoded by the coding sequence ATGAGCCTAGAGCCCAAAATACCTCTTCCTAACAGCCTTCAAAAGCCACTTTCTCGCTTCTATGAGTATCTCAGAAGCGAGAAGGGACTCAGCCTACACACTCAACGTAATTACAAACAACAACTTGAAACTATGGCCGGTCATTTAGTCACGCTAGGGCTAAAGGATTGGGGCCAGGTCGATGCAGCGTGGGTAAGACAACTTGCCAGTAAAGGCATGCGTGAGGGAATGAAAGCAAGCAGCATTGCAACACGCTTATCTTCACTGCGCAGTTTCTTTGATTTTCTTGTGTTGCGTGGAGAAATGACGGCCAATCCAGCCAAAGGTGTTTCTGCTCCACGTAAACAGCGTCCTCTGCCTAAAAACCTCGATGTTGATGAGGTTGGACAGTTGCTTGATGTTAACGAGGACGACCCACTGTCGATTCGTGACCGCGCGATGATGGAAGTGATGTATGGCGCTGGGTTACGACTGGCAGAACTGGTCGGTATTAACCTCAAAGATGTGTTGGGTCGCCAGGGTGAAATCCGAGTCATCGGTAAAGGCGATAAAGAACGCAAAGCGCCTTTTTCTGGTTTAGCTAAAGAGTGGGTCGATAAATGGCTTAAAGTTCGTGGTGAGTTGGCTTCACCGGGTGAAACCGCACTGTTTGTCTCGAAGTTAGGGACTCGTATTTCTCATCGAAGCGTGCAAAAACGTATGGAAGAGTGGGGAAAGAAGCAATCTGTCGCGAGCCACATCAGCCCGCATAAACTGCGTCACTCCTTTGCAACGCATGTGCTAGAGTCGAGCCAAAACCTTCGTGCTGTTCAAGAATTGCTTGGCCATGAAAACATCTCGACGACCCAAGTGTATACCCACTTAGATTTCCAACACTTAGCACAAGCTTATGATCAGGCTCACCCGAGAGCGCGTAAGAAGAACAAAGATTAG